One genomic segment of Panicum virgatum strain AP13 chromosome 2N, P.virgatum_v5, whole genome shotgun sequence includes these proteins:
- the LOC120660574 gene encoding uncharacterized protein LOC120660574, translating into MLKRDEMLFACSGIPLPYDGASKLNLTRIVTSACLVREFNLKRNRDDNLRVEVCLPNGNSTLGFLGLYDDDIAIVTSLGFLRVDPLDLDYESAPVSSDDHVIAAGRAFSSYGLRALDGFPCTECRNTWVSTSDTTKAVLGGPLIENRVDSKGRLLGINLDLNHDDKRYTFLPLGSLKERLEHFQIFNPEVISFQNYSLPKGVSRIMPSGFMRVINQLKALGYPLPPPLVLELNGKLLNEFEDSFGELCAWKGYIGRIRSVSTGVVWSRLSRNVLHKISRRVVSLASFNEGIRFFACTGFLIKLLRGTVILTSASLVRNDDEGDIDKNLKIEVFLPPNQRRSGTVEMYNLNYNIAIISVEKRFSRTFPEDIFETNQSSEKAYQGQLISNENLKSSQKVIAVGRDACQGLLMGTIGEVQPVNKDIKLNCEELRLSTCEIRKAGVGGPLIDLGGRFIGMNFYDGRRVTPFLPKSKIVEFLN; encoded by the exons ATGCTAAAAC GAGATGAGATGTTATTTGCATGCTCAGGCATACCTCTACCATATGATGGAGCTAGCAAACTCAATTTAACAAGAATTGTGACTTCAGCATGTTTGGTTAGAGAATTTAATCTCAAGAGAaatagagatgataacttgagG GTTGAAGTGTGCCTTCCTAATGGTAATAGCACCCTTGGGTTCTTGGGACTATATGATGATGATATTGCTATAGTCACATCATTGGGCTTCCTAAGAGTGGATCCTCTAGATCTGGATTATGAATCAGCACCTGTCTCTTCTGATGATCATGTAATAGCTGCTGGACGTGCATTCAGTTCGTACGGATTGAGGGCCTTGGATGGGTTTCCATGTACAGAATGCAGGAACACGTGGGTTTCTACTTCAGACACAACAAAG GCTGTACTTGGAGGGCCACTTATAGAAAATAGAGTAGATAGTAAGGGAAGACTTCTTGGGATAAACCTTGATCTTAATCATGATGACAAGAGATACACCTTCCTACCACTGGGATCACTTAAAGAACGCTTGGAGCATTTTCAGATATTCAA TCCTGAAGTAATCAGCTTCCAAAATTATTCCTTGCCTAAAGGTGTATCAAGAATAATGCCTTCAG GATTTATGAGAGTGATTAACCAGCTAAAAGCCCTTGGCTATCCCTTGCCACCTCCACTTGTGCTCGAAT TGAATGGAAAGTTGCTTAATGAGTTTGAAGATTCTTTTGGTGAATTATGTGCTTGGAAAGGGTATATTGGTCGTATACGCAGCGTCTCTACTGGGGTTGTCTGGTCGCGACTTAGTAGAAATGTTTTGCACAAAATATCCCGTCGTGTTGTCTCGCTTGCTTCATTCAATG AAGGTATTAGGTTTTTTGCATGCACAGGCTTTCTTATAAAGTTGTTGCGTGGCACTGTCATCCTGacttccgctagcttggttagAAATGATGATGAAGGTGACATTGATAAAAACTTGAAG ATTGAGGTGTTTCTGCCACCAAATCAGCGTCGTAGTGGGACAGTGGAAATGTATAATTTAAACTATAATATTGCTATTATCAGTGTGGAGAAGAGATTCTCTCGCACATTTCCAGAAGACATTTTCGAAACAAATCAGTCATCTGAGAAGGCTTATCAAGGACAATTAATTTCCAATGAAAATCTGAAATCATCTCAAAAAGTAATAGCTGTAGGACGTGATGCTTGTCAAGGACTATTAATGGGCACAATTGGTGAAGTGCAGCCTGTAAACAAGGACATCAAACTTAATTGTGAAGAACTTAGGTTGTCCACTTGTGAAATCAGAAAG GCTGGGGTTGGAGGCCCTCTTATTGATCTTGGTGGGAGGTTTATTGGCATGAACTTCTATGATGGAAGAAGGGTAACTCCTTTCCTGCCAAAGAGCAAGATTGTTGAATTTCTTAATTGA